CACGCCCAGGCGCTCGATCGAGCGCAGGGTGGCGTCGCGCAGCGCGCCGCGCGTGTAGCCGTCCGGGTAGATGCCGGCGCGTCCCAGCTTGGTGGCGATGGTCAGATCGCGCGGCCGGCGCTCTGCCAGGTACGCGCCGATCGAGCGCTCGCTGGCGCCGTCGCCGTACACGTCGGCGGTGTCGATGAAGCGCACGCCGGCGGCGTAGGCCTGCTCCAGCGTCTGGCGCGCCACCGCGTCGTCCCAGTCGTCGCGCCAGCCGCCGCCCAGCTGCCAGCAGCCCAGGCCGATCTCGGGCACGCGCAAGTCATCCTTGCCGAATTGTCGCAGGTGCATCGTCATCTTTTCGTCTCCAGTGAAGGTCAGGCTGGCATCTTAGCCGTCTTCGTGGAACCGGTGCGCCGGCGACGCCGCCGAACCTTTCAAGACTTCGCCGCCGGCTTCAGGATGGCATCGGCCTTGGCGCGGTCCTGCGCCGTCAGCTTGGGCGCCAGCGCCTTCAGCGCGGCATCCGCGCCGGCGTGGCCGGCCGCCTTGGCCAGGCTGAACCACACCCAGGCCATGGCCTGGTCGGCCGGGCCGCCTTCGCCGTTGGCGGCCATCGCGCCCAGGCTGAACATGGCGTCGGCCTGGCCCTGGCGGGCGGCGGCGTCGAACAGCTTGCGCGCGGTGTCGAGGTTCTTCGGCACCTGCTCGCCTTCGTAGAAGAAGGTGCCGAGCGCGAATTCGGCGTCGCCGTTGCCCTTCAGCGCGGCTTCCTTGTAGTAGACGATGGCGCGCTTCGGATCGGCCGGCACGCCTTCGCCCAGGTCGAACATCCGTCCCGCGGCGAACAGCGCGCCCGGATGCCCGGCGCGGGCGGCGGCGTCGAACCAGGCGCCGGCCTGCTTCAGGTCGCGCGGCACCGCGCCGTCGCCGCTGCCGTCCCCTCGATAGTACAGCCTGGCGAGGTTGTACTGGGCGCTCACGTAGCCGGCCCGCGCCGCGTCCTGCAGGTAGGCCTGCCCCTTGCGCGCGTCGCGCGGGCCGCCGTAGCCGGCCAGCCAGGCTTGCCCCAGGATGTCGCGCGCCGGGACGAAGCCGAAGTCGGCGGCGCGGGCGTACCACTTGCGGGCCTGGTCCGGATCGGGCTTGATGCCGATGCCGCGTTCGTGGATGCGCGCCAGCATGAACGCCGCTTCCACCTTCTCGGTCATGAACTGCGGCTCCTTCGGATCGAAGCGCAAGCCGTCGCTGGCCGGGTCGAAGCGGCCATCCGCCACCAGGCGCAGCCAGCGCACGGCTTCCCCGGTATCCCTGGGCGTGCCCATGCCGTACAGGTGCATCTTGGCCAGCGCCAGCGCCGCCTCGTCGTAGCCGATCTTCTTGTAGGCGGCCGTGAGCAGCGCCAGCGCGCGCGCGTAGTCGCGCCTGTCGAGCGCTTCGAAGCCCTGCGCCAGCGACTTGTCCTTGCGCAGGATGGCGTTGCGGCCGGCGGCGAAGCGGCGGTCGCCGGCGCCGCATTTCACCGACGGGGCGTTCGGATCGGGCGCTCCGGGAATCGCGCCGATCGAGGAAGGCAGCCGGGCGTTCGACACGTCGCCGTCCGGCGCGCGGTCGGAAAAGCGCCTCGGGTCGCCGGCCGCGCCATTCGAATTGGCGGCGTCGCCGTCCGGCGCCAGGTCGGAATAACGCGGGGCATCGTTGGAGATGCTGTCTTCCATGCCGAAGTCGGCCATGTAGGCGAGGGCGACATCGTCCTCGGCCGCGTTAGGGGAGCTCATGAAGGCGCACGAGGAGGCGTACTTGCGCGACAGGACGCGGCTCTTGGCGGCGATGACGGTATCGGCCTGGGTGGCGCCGCCGCGCGCGCCCTTGATCACGACGCTGGCGGCGCCCTGGGCGGCGGCGGTCTGTTCGGCGGCGGCTGGCGCAGTCGTCGGGGCGGCAGCCATCTGCGCCTGCGCCAGGCCGGGCAGGGGCAGGGCACCCAGTGCGGCGATGACCAGCGCCAGCCGCGTCCTGTGCATCGATGGCGTCATCTCGTGTCTCCCGTTCGTGATTGGCATGGTGCCGGTTGCGGCGGCTGCGCCGAGTGTAGCGGATGGCCGCCGGGCCGGAACCCGCGGCGGCGATCAAGATGATGATTCTTTCCGCGGGGAGGGCGGGAGCGACGGCGCGCTCGCCTAGAATCGGCGCCACCCGCACAGCCGCCCCCTTTCCATCCCGTTCGCCCGGAGCCGTTCATGAAAGCCATTTTGCACCGCCTGTCGATCCTGCTGCTGGCCGGCCTGGCCTGCATCGCCGCCGGTTGCACCGTCGGCGGCGGCGCTGCGCCCACCAAGGCGGCTGCGGACGATGCCGGCCCGGTCGCCGCCAAGCCGCTGCTGCGCGACCCGGTGTTCGACGGCGCCGCCGACCCGGTGCTGGTGTACAACCGCGAGCGCGGGCGCTGGTGGATGTTGTATACCAACCGCCGCGCCACGGCGCAGGGCTTGCCGGGCGTGAGCTGGGTGCACGGCACCCGCATCGGCATCGCCGAATCGCCCGACGGCGGCGCCCACTGGGACTACCTCGGCACCGCCGACATCGAACTGCCGCCGACGATGGGCGGTGCGGACGCCACCCACTGGGCGCCGGACATCGTGCGCGGGGACGACGGCCTGTATCACATGTTCCTGACCGTGGTACCGGGCGTGTTCCAGGACTGGAAGCACCCGCGCACGATCGTGCACCTGACCAGCAGCGACCTGCGCGCCTGGCACCATGCGCGCGTCGTGCCGCTGGCGAACGAGAAGGTGATCGACGCCTCGCTGGCGCGCCTGCCGGACGGCGGCTGGCGGCTCTGGTACAACAACGAACTGGACGGCAAGAAGACCTGGTACGCCGACAGTCCGGACCTGGAACACTGGACCGACCGCGGGCGCGCGCTCGACCAGCGCGGCGAAGGCCCCAAGGTGTTCCGCTGGCGCGGCGCCTGGTGGCTGATCCTCGACCTGTGGCGCGGCCTGGGCGTGTACCGCTCGAGCGATGCGCTGCACTGGCACGCGCAGCCGGGCGCGTTGCTGGCGGAACCGGGGCAGGGCGCCGACGACGGCGTGATCGGCGGGCACGCCGACGTCGTGGTCAGCGGCGAGCGCGCCTGGCTGTTCTACTTCACCCATCCCGGCCGGCGCGGCGCGGATGCCAAGGCGGACGGCCCGGCGCAGCGCCGCAGCGTGATCCAGGTGGCCGAGCTGCAGGAAGCCGGCGGCGTGCTGGGCGTCGAGCGCGACCGGCCGGCGCACATGCGCCTGCTACCCGAAGCGCCGCCGAAAAACAACGATCGCGCCGCGCGCGCCGGTGCCGCGGCGCCCTCCAACTGATTCGCCTTCCAGCGCCCAACCGCGCAGCATCTGCGCACTGTCTGCGCATTTCGCTCATGTTGGTGAGTGTTTTCCGGGGGCATGTCACTTCGCGGTAACGAGGCCATACACTAAAAAAAACACCACCTGCGTGGTCATACAGTGGTCCGGGACATGCCGCATCGCCGGGACTACATAAAAACTGCCGTCACCGACGGCAAAAGGGAGACAGTAAATGCGTGAAATCAAACAAGGATTCCGTCCGAATCGCCTGAGCTACGCCGTCTCGGTGGCGCTGGCTTCGCTGGTGGCCAGCCAGGCTGCGATGGCGCAGGAAGCCGCGCCGAATCCGGGCAGCGCCGCGCCGGAAGTGGCGGCGGCGACCCCGGTGTCGAAGGTGATCATCAGCACCCGCCGTTCGCAGCAGTCCAGCATCGAGCGCAAGAAAAATGCCGCCACCGCGGTCGATTCGATCGTGGCCGAGGATGTCGGCTCGCTGCCCGACCGGAACATCGGCGAGGCGATCTCGCGCATGGCCGGCATCGCGCTCGACCGCGGCGACTTCGGCGACGGCGTCAGCGTCGCGGTGCGCGGCAACGGTCCGGACCTGACCCGCGTCGAGATCGACGGCATGGCCGTGCAATCGGCCGGCGGCACCGACCTGAACGGCGGCGGCAGCGGCCGCG
The genomic region above belongs to Massilia forsythiae and contains:
- a CDS encoding tetratricopeptide repeat protein; translated protein: MTPSMHRTRLALVIAALGALPLPGLAQAQMAAAPTTAPAAAEQTAAAQGAASVVIKGARGGATQADTVIAAKSRVLSRKYASSCAFMSSPNAAEDDVALAYMADFGMEDSISNDAPRYSDLAPDGDAANSNGAAGDPRRFSDRAPDGDVSNARLPSSIGAIPGAPDPNAPSVKCGAGDRRFAAGRNAILRKDKSLAQGFEALDRRDYARALALLTAAYKKIGYDEAALALAKMHLYGMGTPRDTGEAVRWLRLVADGRFDPASDGLRFDPKEPQFMTEKVEAAFMLARIHERGIGIKPDPDQARKWYARAADFGFVPARDILGQAWLAGYGGPRDARKGQAYLQDAARAGYVSAQYNLARLYYRGDGSGDGAVPRDLKQAGAWFDAAARAGHPGALFAAGRMFDLGEGVPADPKRAIVYYKEAALKGNGDAEFALGTFFYEGEQVPKNLDTARKLFDAAARQGQADAMFSLGAMAANGEGGPADQAMAWVWFSLAKAAGHAGADAALKALAPKLTAQDRAKADAILKPAAKS